In the genome of candidate division WOR-3 bacterium, one region contains:
- a CDS encoding tetratricopeptide repeat protein — protein sequence MKSKLFLLSLLSLIIFAADLKKAKELVKEGKYKEAIGIYLKDRKEKKDERLHAPELFRLYVNLKDARSAKRELKKIPIKEWEGLAKYCEEKGEFNLAQEIYGEIAKAGLKLSSEMEETYLQEARALLKKNNLKEAQKKIREIPKETEKKLYYLAKFFFLAEEFDSCLEYTRQFSKKFPKSDLRNTLYELNLLSASGEDLKPLIRAYRLLEIGEDKEAEEELKKSPSPLAQILLAEIYEKNRKTDQAIKLLEGIINRDTTAFFVSKALLQLAKIYQGMNDEKRAMNILEELITRYPSSSSAPIARSLLKPEKKGGVH from the coding sequence ATGAAGAGTAAACTATTCCTGCTCTCTCTCCTTTCTCTCATTATTTTTGCTGCGGACTTAAAGAAGGCAAAAGAGTTAGTTAAAGAAGGAAAATATAAAGAGGCAATTGGGATTTACCTCAAAGACCGTAAAGAAAAGAAAGACGAAAGGCTTCACGCCCCAGAACTATTCCGCTTGTATGTAAATCTGAAAGACGCCCGATCGGCAAAAAGAGAATTAAAGAAAATACCGATAAAGGAGTGGGAAGGTTTGGCGAAATACTGCGAAGAGAAAGGGGAGTTTAATCTTGCCCAAGAGATATATGGAGAAATAGCAAAAGCGGGTTTAAAACTATCGTCGGAGATGGAGGAAACTTATCTTCAAGAGGCAAGGGCGTTATTAAAAAAGAATAATCTCAAAGAAGCCCAAAAAAAAATTCGGGAAATCCCAAAGGAAACCGAGAAGAAATTATATTACTTAGCAAAATTCTTCTTCTTAGCCGAAGAGTTTGATTCTTGCTTGGAGTATACCCGACAATTTTCTAAGAAGTTTCCCAAAAGTGATTTAAGAAACACCCTTTACGAATTAAATCTCCTCTCCGCTTCGGGTGAGGACCTAAAACCCCTAATTAGAGCCTATCGCCTCTTAGAGATTGGTGAAGATAAGGAAGCGGAGGAAGAATTGAAGAAATCTCCTTCCCCTCTTGCCCAAATCCTCTTAGCAGAAATCTACGAAAAGAATAGAAAAACCGACCAGGCAATAAAATTATTAGAAGGGATAATCAATCGGGATACCACCGCCTTTTTCGTCAGTAAGGCTCTTCTCCAACTGGCAAAAATTTACCAAGGAATGAACGATGAGAAAAGGGCAATGAATATCTTAGAAGAGTTAATCACGCGCTACCCTTCTTCTTCTTCTGCCCCAATCGCCCGTTCTCTATTAAAACCGGAAAAGAAGGGCGGGGTTCACTAA